The genomic stretch AGATCCTATAGCTTGGGGATATAAAGTTATAAACCATTATAAAAGTCTTAGAGTAGATCCTAAAACAAAAACTCTGCTTTTCAGCGACAGCCTAAATTTTGATAAAGCATATGTCATATATAAAGAGTTTAAAGATGAAGCTAATGTAACATTTGGTATAGGTACTTATATTACAAATGATTTTGAACCAGTTTCTAAGCCTTTGAATATAGTTATGAAACTTCAAAGTGTCAATGGCAAACCTGTAGCAAAACTATCTGATGATGATGGCAAAACTATTTGCGAAGATGAAGCATTTTTGAATTATTTAAAGATAGTTGCCAAAGAGTGAAAAAATAAATATATTTTGCATTCTCCAATTTCTAATGTTGTAATTATTAATAGATTTGTTTCAAAAGTACTTGACAAATAATTTTAATAGTTTATTGTTTTATGCTAAATTATATAATATTAATTATTATATAATTTATATGTTTTACATGTTGTATAATTTATTCTTTTAGTATATAAACATTCAGTCTTTTTGCTTCTTTGGGTCACCAAAAGAAGTGGGGTTTGGGGCAAAGCCCCAACTATAATTTAAAAATATTAAATTAAAAATTTATAAATATTAATAAATTTAGTTTTGAAACAAGTTGATTATATAAATCATATTAAGATAGTTTATAATTTGAATTAATTATAAATTTCACTTTTTATATATAAGACTTGTTTATATATAATGTATGAGTATAATTTTATAAGAGTAAGGTAAATTTCTAACAATTAAATATAATGTGAATAAAAAGTATTTTTATTTTTTATTTATACTTTATTATATAATTTTATTTTCAATAATGTTTAGTAATGTGTAAAAAAAACTTGATAAAATTATATTTTTTCATATTTTCTTGACAATAGCATTATTATTTATATACTTTTAAATAAAAGGGGGAATTATATGCCTAAAAAAGTAAAAAAATTAAACTTAAAAAAAACTAATAATATGTTAACTGAACATAAGCTTGACGATGGAACTATAGTAAAACTTAATCCTACAGTTACAAGAATAGTATTGTTTGATAATAAAAATAAAATTAATTAATAATTATATTAAAATGTTATTATCAAATATATATTTTTGTTTATAATTATATTCTGTATTATATTCATCAGTATATATATCTGTTCTTACTTTCTTTCCTTCTCTTATAAAACTATGTACTTTCTTTAATAATTCTTTTTCATCACCGCTTTTATAGAGTATTAATACGTCAAAGTCATATTCATTTTTTTCTGTATCTTTTTTGTATAATTTATCCATATAAACAGCAAAGCCTATTGCATTTTTTTTATTTTTATTTTGTGTATGAGCATTGAATTTGTCTAATAATTTATCGTATCTTCCTCCAGAAAGTACAGCATCATTATTTCCTTTTATATATCCTTTAAAAATTATTCCGTTATAATATCCAAGTTTGCTTTCTATAGAAAAATCTAAAAGTATATTTTCAAAGTTATTATAGTTTTCAAATACTCCTAATAAGCTTTTTAATTCATCATATGCCTGCTGCATTTTTTCGTTTATTATTATATTTTTTATTTTTTCTAATACTTCTTTATAGTTTCCAGATATGTCTATTAATGATATAATATAGCTTTTTAATTTATCGTCTATATTATTTGATATTAATGTTTTTTCTAAATCATGTTTATTTTTGCTGTATATTAATTTGAGAGTTTCTAATTTTTTATCTTCATCTAGGTTAAGCTCATCTATTAAAGCAGACATAAAATCTATGCTTGATATTTCGAGTATGTATTCTTTATTGATTGCTTTTAAGCTGTCTATTGCCATACTGATAATTTCTAAATTTGAATATTTACTTAAAGTTCCTATTATTTCAACACCCACCTGCTGTATTTCTTCATACTCATTTGAAACTTCATCTATTTTATAAATATCTTCTATATAGAATAATTTTTTTGTGTATTTATCATTATCTTTTAGAACTTTTTTTACTATAGATAATGTAACATCTGGTCTTAATGACTGAAGATTTCCATTGAGATTCATAAATGTGAGTATATGTTCTGTTTGAAGAAAATCTTTATAATTATTATATAGATTATAATCTTCAAATTTGCTTAATTTTATTTTTTTATATCCGTACTCTTCATATATTTTTGTTAATTTAGAAACTATAGTATTTTCATTCATGATATTTATTTCTTCTTTTTAATAATATTTGAAAAGTATTATAATCTAAAAATAAAAAAATAACCATATACAGTAATTAAAAATATGATTGTTTTATTAAAGATGATAAATAAAATATTTATTTAAATAAATTTTACACTTATGGAAATTAAGTATTGACTTATTAACTTTTTTTAATATACTAAAATTTTATATATTAAAGAAGAGATTGTTTTATGAAGAAATATTTATTTATATTATCATTTATGCTTTTAGTTTTATTTTCAGAGCAGGAATGCAAAGGACCAGACGGAGACAGTAAGCCTACTCCTTTCAGAAAAGAATTAGTTTCTATTAGATACAAATATTATTTGGATATAGAAGGTATTTTTTATAGTGTGATAATATTTTCTGCTATTGCTTTGCCTTTACTTTATATAGTTAATAAAAAAATTGACTGATAAATATGTTTTTTGGGAGATAATTTATGATAAATATAGAAGATTTAGTTGATGTAGAAGATGCTAATATAAAAGAAGATGATTGGGAATTGTATAAAGTATTTAAGCCTATGAAAGTTTTTGGCAAGCATTTGGAAACATTATTTGATATAGGTATACATAAGGTTTGGAAACTTGAGGATATTATTAATAGCTTGAAAACTCATGTTAATATATTATCCGATTCAAAAGAAGAATTGAAAAATGCTTATGGGGACTTTATGTTTAAAGATGTAGATGATGATTGGTATAATAATATAGATATATATAAAATACTGATAAAAATAAATGAAGACGGCAGTATAGAGTCAAGAGTAGAATGCGGCGATGATGAGAATACATTCAATGTGTATTTTAGAAATAATGATATAGTAAATATTATGGAATCTAATATAAGATAGTATTTAAGCCCATATCATTAAAAGCAGTTTATAAAGAATAGGAAGAAGCACCACAGTTAAAGCTCCAGCAACTCCAATGGCAAGTCCAGACATAGCTCCTTCAGTTTCTCCCATTTCTATAGCTTTACTTGTTCCCACAGCATGCGAAGCCGTACCTATTGCAAGCCCTGTAGCAAGAGGAGATTTTATTTTAAATATCTTACATACAAATGGGGCAATTGTAGCACCGACCACTCCGGAAATAATAACTGATAAAACAGTAATAGATCTCATTCCTCCCATATTTGCAGTAATATCTACAGCAATTGCCGTTGTAACAGATTTTGTAAGTAGTGAAGGAAATAAGTCTTCAGATATACCTAGTAATTTTGCTGATATAAATATACCAGTTATTCCTATAGAGCTTCCTATTGCTATGCTTATTAATATAACAGCTAGATTTGCTTTAAGAATAGGGAGGTTTCTGTATATAGGAAGGGCTAAAACTACAGTTGCAGGTCCTACAAGAGCATTTATAAATTTACCTCCGCTTTCATTATATACACTATATGGTACTTTCATAAAGTATAGAGAAAAACCTACTAATATTACACTAGTTACTAGCGGGGTAAGTATAGGAAGTTTAGTTTTTATATATATGGTGTATGATATTATATATGCTATTAAAGTTATTACTATTGGTATTATAGGATTTTGTATAAATAGTTCTTTCATAATTAATCTCCAACTATTATTTTTTAATACTATTTTCTTAATTTTGATAATAATTTTTCAAGTATTTGAGCAGATAATCCAGTAGCCGCCATAATAACTACTACCATAAATACACATATGATTACAAAAGGTATAATTTCATCTTTTACATATTTGTATTCGTCCATTATAGCCAAAGTACCGGGTATAAAAAGCATTGACATATTAGCAATTAATAAATCGCTTGCTTCGTCTATGTGATTTTCTTTTAGTATTCCAAGCATAAGCAGTATAAAAAGAAGTATCATTCCTATTACATTCCCTGGTATTGGAAGTTTTAATGTTTTACTAAAAATATCAGCGATAGAGTATATAGAAAAAATGATTGTAAATTGTTTAATGAGTTTCATATTTAATTTTCCGTTTTAAAAAATTTGCTATAAATTATATATATATCTTATTTGTTTTTCAATAGCTTAATACTGTTAAAAATAATGTTTTTATAGTTTTTATATAAAAATATTATTTTTGTATTTAGTTATTGACATAAATTATTTTTGGGTATATAATAGGATACCTTGTAAATTATAGGTCATATAAATTTGAGGAGCTAACAATGGCAGGTGCTAAAGTAAAAACCGAACAAATACATCTTCAATGTACTGAATGTAAAAGAAAAAATTATATAACAACTAAAAATAAACAAAATGTTCCAGAAAAATTAGAATTAAAAAAATATTGTCCTCATGATAAAAAACACGCAATTCATAAGGAATTAAAGGTATCAAGATAAATACTTCTTTTTTATAAGAATATATTTATAAATTTTGGGTCAGTAGTTCAATTGGTAGAGCACCGGTCTCCAAAACCGGGTGTTGCAGGTTCGACTCCTGTCTGACCTGAATAATTCTTAATTATTATTAAAAAAATAATTTAAGGTAAGCTTTATGGCAGATAAAAAGAAAAATAGTTTTTTGAATTCTATACAGGAAATTAAGAAAGAGCTTTTTGAGAGAAGTGTATGGCCTACTCGTCAGGATGTTATAAATCAAACAGTTGTAGTTATAGTTTTGCTTATAGCTGCTTCTGCTTTTTTGGGGGCTGCTGATTATGTTGTAACATTTGTAGTTAGGGCTTTATTAGATGGTTCTATTTTGAGTAGCTTAATATCTTCAAAAATCACATTGATATTAATATTAGCTGTAGTTGTTTTGTTTGTAATATATTTTGCTATTCGTTATATGAGAAAAAATAGATATAATAGGTGAAAAAATATGTCTGAAGAAATGGCTGATATAAAAGATTATAGATGGTATATAGTTCATACTCAACATGGTTATGAAAATAAAGTTCGTGAGCGTATAGAGAAAAGAACTAAAGAAAATGGTATGACTGATTTAATAGTTGATATATATATACCTTCTGAAACTGTAACTTCTACAAAAAATGGTAAGAAAGTATCTAAAGAAGAATTTTTTTATCCGGGCTATGTTTTAGTAAAAATGGTTATGAATGATGCAACACAGTCTATGGTTAGACGTACTCCGGGTGTTGCAGGTTTTATAGGCAGTCATGCTACAACTAAAGAAGAAGGTAATATAATACCTACTCCTTTAAGTGAAGCAGATGTTGCCCGTATATTTGAAAATAGAGATGAAAAATCTAAAACAGAGATAAATGAAATTATAGGAATGGAATTTGATATAGGAGAGAAGGTTCAGGTAATAGACGGGCCTTTCAATGGTTTGAATGGAGTTATAGAGAATATCAATTCTGATAAAGGCAGAGTAACTGTAAAAATAGAAATATTCGGCAGAAGCACTCCTACAGAATTAGAGTTTAGTAAAGTAAAGAAATTATAAAAATAAATAAATCAAGAGGTAGTAAAAATGGCTAAAAGAGTAGTTGGTATTGTAAAGGTTCGCATACCGGGCGGAGAGGCAACACCTGCTCCACCATTAGGACCAGCATTAGGTCAGAAGCAGATACAAATAGCCGCTTTCGTTAAAGATTTTAATGCAAAAACTTCTAAAATGAAAGGGCAAATATTAAATACCTATATAACAGTATATGAAGATAAAACATATACATTTGTTACTAAAGGTACATCTACTTCTACTTTAATTAAGAAAAAATTGGGCATAGAAAAAGGTTCTGGAGAGCCTAATAAAACTAAAGTTGCTGCAATCAATCAAAAGCAGCTTGAAGAAATAGCTCAAGAGAAGATGGCTTATATGTCAGCTAATGATATAGAAGCAGCTAAAAAAATAGTTGCGGGTACAGCTCGTGCTATGGGTATAAAAGTAGAATAATAATATAAAAGCATACCATTTATTATAAATGGAAGTAGACGTTTGAAAAAAAGGAAGAAAATAATTATGGCAACAAAAGAAAAGAAAATAGGTGGCAAACGTTACGACGCTATACGTAAACAAGTAGAGAGATTAAAACTCTATTCAGTAGAAGAGGCTATTGATTTAGCTAAGAAAAATGCTACCTGTAAATTTGATGAAACTATTGAGGTAACAATAAACCTTAATATCTTACCAAAACACTCAATAAGAGATACATTATCATTCCCAAATGCATTTGGTAAAGAAAAAAGAGTAGTAGTATTTGCTCAAGGTGAGAAAGCTGATGAGGCAAAAGCAGCAGGAGCCATGGAAGTTGGTTTTGAAGATTTGATAGATAAAGTTAAAGGCGGATATACTGACTTTGATGTTGCTATTTCTACTCCAGATTTAATGAAGGAAGTAGGTAAATTAGGACAAATCCTCGGAAGAAAAGGTCTTATGCCTAACCCAAAAACAGGAACAGTTACGCTTGATATAGCTCAGGCTGTGAAAAGTTTCAAAGCTGGAAGAATGGAATACAGAGCAGATAAAAATGGTATAGTAAGAATGGGTATTGGTAAGGCTTCTATGAATGCTTCTCAATTAAATGAAAATTTCAAAGCATTCTATGATGAAATTTTAAGAAAAAAACCTACAGATTTGAAAGGTGAATACATTAAAGCAGTAGGCGTAACATCTACAATGGGTGTAGGTATAAAAATAGATCATAAAAAAATCAAAATGTAATTAATTTAGCGATAAACCTATTTTGTTTTTAGCGAAGTCATATTTTGTGATCCCATTATATGAATAGTTACAGCGAAATGGTTTAATATAATAGAGGTGGTAGTATGCCTAATAAGAAAAACATTGAAACAGTATCATTTCTTAAAGAAAGTATGGGCAGCTGTGCAGGATTGGTATTCTTCGATTATAGAGGAGTAACAGTATCTCAGCTTACAGATTTAAGACGTGAATTAGCTAAGACTTCTTCTTCAATGAAAATATGTAAAAACTCTTTAGTTGATATTGCTTTAAAAGAGTTAGGCAGAGAAGTAAAAGATGAAATGTTTGTCAATCCTACAGCAGTAGTATTTGCTAAGGAAGATGTACCTGGTGCAGCTAAAGTAATAAGCGAAGCATCTAAGAAAAATGACAAAATAAAAATTAAAGGCGGCTATATGGGTGAAGATTTACTTGACCCAGCACAAGTACAAGTTGTAGCTAACATTCCGCCAAGAGAAGTTTTGCTTTCTCATCTTGTTACAGCACTCGAGTCTCCTATATCAAGTTTTGCAAACAGCTTGCAAAGCATCATATCAGAGCTTGCTTATGTGCTTGACAGTGTTGAAGAAGAAAAGAAAAAATCAGCTTAATATGCTGGAAAGTTATTAAAAATAATAAAGAAAATTATTAAACAATTTTAAGGAGATAAACAATGGCTTTAAGTAAAGAAGAAATATTACAAGCAATAGAAGAAATGAAAGTTATAGAGCTTCATGAATTAGTAGAAGCTATTAAAGAAAAATTTAATGTAACAGCAGCTATGCCAGTTGCAGCAGTAGCAGCAGCTCCAGCAGGCGGTGCAGCAGCTCCAGCAGAAGAAGAAAAAAATGAATTTGATATCATTCTTACAGGTTTTGAAGCTGATAAAAAAATCGCTCTTATTAAAGAAGTTAGAGCAGTTAGCGGCTTAGGCTTAAAAGAAGCTAAAGATGCAGTAGAAAAAGGCGGAGAAACTATCAAATCAGGCGTTTCTAAAGATGAAGCAGCAGCAATCAAAAAACAATTGGAAGCTGCAGGCGGTAAAGTTGAAGTTAAATAATTATTTTTGTAAATATATCATTAACATTTAATGATTTAAATATTAAGAAGGGTATGATACGCTTGTACCCTTCTTATTACTATTTTTATCAATTCGATTATAAAAAAGCGTTTAATTTGGAGATCTTTTAATATGGCCAATAATATTCAGATAGATAATAAAGTATATCCAGAACGAGGGGTAGAGTTCGCAAAGAAATATAGGATAGAAAATGGACGTGTAAACTTTTCGCGTTCCGCTTCCGTAATAGAACCTCCTGATCTCCTCGCTATACAGAAAGAGTCATACGAGAGCTTCCTTCAAAAGGATGTACCTGAAAATAAAAGAAAAAATGAAGGATTGCAGGAAGTATTGACTTCTATATTTCCTATAGTTGCTTCCAATGAAAAAATGCAAATAGAGTTTATATCTTATTCTATAGGAGAGCCTAAAATTACAGAAAAAGAAGCTAGAAGAAGAGATAAAACTTACGCTTATCCTTTTAAAATAAAAGTTCAATTAACTGTAAGAGACCCAGAAAGAATTATAGAACAAGAAATTTTTGTAGGCGATATACCTGCTATGACAGATAGAGGCACATTTATAATTAATGGTGCTGAACGTGTTGTAGTTTCTCAAATTCACAGATCTCCTGGTGTTGTTTTCAATAGAAGCGACAGAGATGCTATGTTTGTAGCTAAGATCATTCCAGACAGAGGTACTTGGCTTGAATTTGAGCTTGATACCAAAAAAGACATTATGTATGTTAGAATAGACAGAAAGAAAAAACTTCCTGTTACAGTATTTTTAAGAGCTATTGGTATCACAACTAATGAAGAAATTTTGAAATTATTTTATGAAGTAGATAATATATCATTAGAAAAACTTTCAGATGAAGATGCTAAAGAAGCTTTAATAGGCAGAAGATCTTATTCTACAGTATTTGATACAGAAAACCCTGATGAAATTATATTGAATCCAGGCGAACTTATCAACCCTAACTTGGCTGAAAGACTTTTAATGAGTGGTATTAAAGAAATATCCGTATTAAATATGGAAGCAATAAAAGACAATGTTACCATAATTAATACTTTAGATAAAGATACAACAAAAAACCAAGAGGAAGCATGCACTAAAATTTATAATGTTATAAGACCGGGAGAACCTGCTTTAATAGAAAACGTTGTAAGAACTTGTAATGACTTGGTATTTGACCCTAAATTGTATGCTTTGGGTGATGTAGGACGTTATAAAATAAACAAAAGATTAAACTTCCCTGAAAGCGAACAGGATAAAGTTTTAAGACATAAAGATATAATAGAGACTATTCGTTTTTTAATAAAAGTATTTATTAATGAAGAACAGTTAGATGATATAGATCACTTAGGAAACAGACG from Brachyspira murdochii DSM 12563 encodes the following:
- a CDS encoding ATP phosphoribosyltransferase regulatory subunit translates to MNENTIVSKLTKIYEEYGYKKIKLSKFEDYNLYNNYKDFLQTEHILTFMNLNGNLQSLRPDVTLSIVKKVLKDNDKYTKKLFYIEDIYKIDEVSNEYEEIQQVGVEIIGTLSKYSNLEIISMAIDSLKAINKEYILEISSIDFMSALIDELNLDEDKKLETLKLIYSKNKHDLEKTLISNNIDDKLKSYIISLIDISGNYKEVLEKIKNIIINEKMQQAYDELKSLLGVFENYNNFENILLDFSIESKLGYYNGIIFKGYIKGNNDAVLSGGRYDKLLDKFNAHTQNKNKKNAIGFAVYMDKLYKKDTEKNEYDFDVLILYKSGDEKELLKKVHSFIREGKKVRTDIYTDEYNTEYNYKQKYIFDNNILI
- a CDS encoding LrgB family protein, which produces MKELFIQNPIIPIVITLIAYIISYTIYIKTKLPILTPLVTSVILVGFSLYFMKVPYSVYNESGGKFINALVGPATVVLALPIYRNLPILKANLAVILISIAIGSSIGITGIFISAKLLGISEDLFPSLLTKSVTTAIAVDITANMGGMRSITVLSVIISGVVGATIAPFVCKIFKIKSPLATGLAIGTASHAVGTSKAIEMGETEGAMSGLAIGVAGALTVVLLPILYKLLLMIWA
- a CDS encoding CidA/LrgA family protein; the encoded protein is MKLIKQFTIIFSIYSIADIFSKTLKLPIPGNVIGMILLFILLMLGILKENHIDEASDLLIANMSMLFIPGTLAIMDEYKYVKDEIIPFVIICVFMVVVIMAATGLSAQILEKLLSKLRK
- the rpmG gene encoding 50S ribosomal protein L33, yielding MAGAKVKTEQIHLQCTECKRKNYITTKNKQNVPEKLELKKYCPHDKKHAIHKELKVSR
- the secE gene encoding preprotein translocase subunit SecE gives rise to the protein MADKKKNSFLNSIQEIKKELFERSVWPTRQDVINQTVVVIVLLIAASAFLGAADYVVTFVVRALLDGSILSSLISSKITLILILAVVVLFVIYFAIRYMRKNRYNR
- the nusG gene encoding transcription termination/antitermination protein NusG yields the protein MSEEMADIKDYRWYIVHTQHGYENKVRERIEKRTKENGMTDLIVDIYIPSETVTSTKNGKKVSKEEFFYPGYVLVKMVMNDATQSMVRRTPGVAGFIGSHATTKEEGNIIPTPLSEADVARIFENRDEKSKTEINEIIGMEFDIGEKVQVIDGPFNGLNGVIENINSDKGRVTVKIEIFGRSTPTELEFSKVKKL
- the rplK gene encoding 50S ribosomal protein L11: MAKRVVGIVKVRIPGGEATPAPPLGPALGQKQIQIAAFVKDFNAKTSKMKGQILNTYITVYEDKTYTFVTKGTSTSTLIKKKLGIEKGSGEPNKTKVAAINQKQLEEIAQEKMAYMSANDIEAAKKIVAGTARAMGIKVE
- the rplA gene encoding 50S ribosomal protein L1, encoding MATKEKKIGGKRYDAIRKQVERLKLYSVEEAIDLAKKNATCKFDETIEVTINLNILPKHSIRDTLSFPNAFGKEKRVVVFAQGEKADEAKAAGAMEVGFEDLIDKVKGGYTDFDVAISTPDLMKEVGKLGQILGRKGLMPNPKTGTVTLDIAQAVKSFKAGRMEYRADKNGIVRMGIGKASMNASQLNENFKAFYDEILRKKPTDLKGEYIKAVGVTSTMGVGIKIDHKKIKM
- the rplJ gene encoding 50S ribosomal protein L10 produces the protein MPNKKNIETVSFLKESMGSCAGLVFFDYRGVTVSQLTDLRRELAKTSSSMKICKNSLVDIALKELGREVKDEMFVNPTAVVFAKEDVPGAAKVISEASKKNDKIKIKGGYMGEDLLDPAQVQVVANIPPREVLLSHLVTALESPISSFANSLQSIISELAYVLDSVEEEKKKSA
- the rplL gene encoding 50S ribosomal protein L7/L12 — protein: MALSKEEILQAIEEMKVIELHELVEAIKEKFNVTAAMPVAAVAAAPAGGAAAPAEEEKNEFDIILTGFEADKKIALIKEVRAVSGLGLKEAKDAVEKGGETIKSGVSKDEAAAIKKQLEAAGGKVEVK